The Apium graveolens cultivar Ventura chromosome 6, ASM990537v1, whole genome shotgun sequence genome contains a region encoding:
- the LOC141664380 gene encoding transcription initiation factor TFIID subunit 15b yields MSGMYGHEGDGSAPPSYGGGYGGGGGGYGGGRDGGGYGGGSRGSYDGSGGGGGYAGGGRDGGGGGGYGNRSGGGSGGGGRGGGGYGGNSQGRGGGGGGYQGGGGGRGGRGGGGGSGRDGDWRCPNASCGNMNFARRDKCNKCGAPSPAGSGDNHGSEGGNYSRGGGGGRYGDSRGKGDNSDSGRGGGSYGGRDGGGYNQSAPSYGGSGNNYPPPANTYNANPGYDADNAVPPPTSYTGGPTSYPPSYGGDAIPDSRAGRGGPPGGQRNAGGSYGAAPVETEEKVKQCDDKCDDTCDNSRIYISNLPPDVTVEELQGLFGMIGQVARIKQKRGYKDQWPWNIKIYTDEKGKSKGDGCVVYEDPSAAHSAGGFYNNHDMRGYKITVGMAEKSAPRPPPAHGQGGGRGGGGGRGGYGGGGGGGRRDNYRDGGSSGPDRNYRGGNRSNPY; encoded by the exons ATGTCTGGTATGTACGGTCACGAAGGCGACGGATCTGCTCCTCCCTCTTACGGCGGCGGATATGGAGGTGGTGGTGGAGGATACGGCGGCGGCCGTGATGGCGGAGGCTATGGCGGAGGTAGCAGAGGAAGTTACGATGGAAGTGGCGGCGGTGGAGGATACGCCGGTGGCGGCCGTGATGGCGGTGGCGGTGGAGGTTATGGAAATCGAAGTGGCGGCGGTAGTGGCGGCGGTGGCAGAGGCGGTGGTGGTTATGGTGGTAATTCTCAGGGTAGAG GCGGCGGTGGCGGTGGATATCAAGGTGGAGGCGGTGGCAGAGGTGGTCGAGGCGGCGGTGGTGGAAGCGGCAGGGATGGTGATTGGCGTTGCCCTAACGCAAG CTGTGGGAACATGAATTTTGCAAGAAGAGACAAGTGTAACAAGTGTGGTGCACCTTCTCCTGCTGGTTCTGGTGATAATCATGGCAGTGAGGGTGGTAATTACAGCAGAGGTGGTGGTGGTGGGAGATATGGTGATAGTAGAGGTAAAGGTGATAACTCTGATAGTGGAAGAGGTGGTGGTTCTTATGGAGGAAGAGATGGTGGTGGTTATAATCAGAGTGCTCCATCTTATGGTGGTTCTGGCAACAATTACCCACCACCCGCGAACACTTACAATGCAAACCCTGGTTATGATGCTGATAATGCAGTTCCTCCACCTACAAGCTATACTGGTGGGCCTACTTCGTATCCTCCATCATATGGTGGTGATGCTATTCCTGACTCTCGTGCTGGTCGGGGCGGACCACCTGGTGGGCAACGAAATGCTGGTGGTTCATATGGTGCTGCTCCCGTTGAAACTGAAGAGAAAGTGAAGCAATGTGATGATAAATGTGATGATACCTGCGACAATTCTAGAATTTACATATCTAATTTGCCTCCAGATGTCACTGTTGAGGAACTGCAAGGTCTTTTCGGAATGATTGGACAA GTTGCAAGAATCAAGCAAAAGAGAGGTTACAAGGATCAGTGGCCCTGGAACATCAAAATTTACACAGATGAAAAAGGCAAATCCAAAGGCGATGGTTGTGTGGTCTATGAAGATCCATCTGCAGCTCATTCTGCTGGGGGCTTCTATAATA ATCATGACATGAGAGGCTATAAAATCACAGTTGGGATGGCGGAGAAATCGGCACCAAGGCCTCCTCCTGCACACGGTCAAGG AGGTGGAAGAGGTGGAGGAGGTGGAAGAGGTGGCtatggtggtggtggtggtggtggacGCAGAGACAACTATAGAGATGGTGGATCTTCTGGGCCAGATAGGAACTACCGTGGTGGAAACCGTTCAAATCCATATTGA